From the Theileria equi strain WA chromosome 4 map unlocalized gcontig_1105316255041, whole genome shotgun sequence genome, one window contains:
- a CDS encoding hypothetical protein (encoded by transcript BEWA_047270A), producing the protein MVTGHPDNNGRDGTQEPVGSSGVEEPNGLVGDRRTAGKNGEDDTQGSESKGGGENCDRSSGAEIKEDLKNPMKN; encoded by the exons ATGGTGACG GGACATCCTGATAACAATGGTAGAGATGGCACCCAAGAACCTGTTGGTTCATCTGGTGTTGAAGAACCTAATGGACTTGTTGGTGACAGAAGAACTGCTGGTAAAAATGGCGAGGATGATACTCAAGGATCTGAATCTAAAGGAGGTGGTGAAAATTGTGATAGAAGTAGTGGAGCTGAAATTAAAGAAGACTTGAAAAACCCGATGAAGAACTAA
- a CDS encoding hypothetical protein (encoded by transcript BEWA_047260A) codes for MRFIVTLCTICIVLLSNCGGGKASNPQGQATASAALRTSGTQAQQGGVKAELDAQSAPQQISKPNTQASTHFQPIPQTQANPGDDQATATTLSTPGPSNLDKNQVETSTKEDQLTPVVTNKPGTVQDNSAGSKNFDIDLAKADLEKVLVDKIEDENITHYMYHPNGATHILSVNFGPTTLWTAGYSEKLLRANVYQKKGSSSLVHLYIKSSGKEVHKYFEKGSDSYTELGMDDFRAKHEELLRSEPAGPTDPNNLRKGSGHMHDYLNVIDIQNPDKSLCKTFECVMDDVDTLLCVPFWGLSEVKCGSTSLWQAEDDKRCTLLKIHYDKDKKPVMIHATAESCSEVVAYSKVKDKNKWKNVHIYDKELKNFATTRNSVNGFVLDVMDVEKTEECDVVKLSLFGMSTVLFIPKPGFYTTRVTYGDVQLYESNQSKCERVNVAYVTRYSSSISLMFIVVSDKDCAAVHFRIKKGDMLHSLDEETYFKLVKSMKTREVGFNYQTYDILSPDPGCKTVESSMGDIPAKLLIPPTGTCINGFTSGENMIWGSATTSEICAFAITYLKGGNPYILHLMRVNSTGQEEIYYIKGDDGWKVCIDPKKFLSGLRTPENPVNFELNLRSQKDERSHIVDMRAFVFPMMLFVPKANNVATSVKYGEEKVIGSVGKKERVAFAVVYFKDENPFLLYILLRDSSCKPEKKYYERKDNKWSSVTWNFRWKVWTIGKTKKENFNKKLGPIAVFK; via the coding sequence ATGAGATTTATCGTAACTCTATGCACGATTTGCATAGTTTTACTATCAAACTGTGGAGGTGGTAAAGCCTCAAATCCTCAGGGTCAAGCGACTGCCAGTGCTGCTCTTCGCACATCAGGCACACAGGCTCAACAAGGAGGGGTTAAGGCTGAACTGGATGCTCAATCAGCTCCCCAGCAAATCTCAAAACCCAATACACAGGCttctacacattttcaGCCTATTCCACAAACCCAGGCTAATCCAGGGGATGATCAAGCGACAGCCACTACTCTTAGTACACCAGGCCCGTCAAACTTGGATAAAAATCAGGTAGAAACATCTACCAAGGAGGACCAACTCACTCCTGTTGTTACGAATAAGCCTGGCACAGTCCAAGATAATTCTGCTGGATCTAAAAACTTTGACATTGATTTAGCTAAAGCAGATCTAGAAAAGGTACTTGTAGACAAGATAGAGGATGAGAACATCACACACTACATGTACCATCCTAATGGAGCTACACATATCCTCTCTGTAAATTTTGGTCCAACTACTCTTTGGACCGCAGGTTATAGTGAGAAGCTATTGCGTGCCAATGTATATCAGAAAAAGGGCTCTTCTTCTCTTGTTCATCTCTACATTAAAAGTTCCGGTAAAGAGGTCcacaagtactttgaaaagggCAGTGACAGTTATACTGAACTGGGAATGGATGATTTTAGAGCCAAACATGAAGAACTGCTACGGTCAGAACCAGCTGGACCGACGGATCCGAATAATCTAAGGAAGGGTTCTGGTCACATGCATGACTATCTAAACGTTATTGATATACAAAACCCTGATAAATCGCTTTGTAAAACCTTCGAATGCGTTATGGACGATGTTGATACACTTTTATGCGTTCCGTTTTGGGGATTAAGTGAGGTAAAGTGCGGTTCTACTAGTTTATGGCAGGCAGAGGATGATAAAAGATGTACTCTTCTAAAGATACACTAtgataaggataaaaaACCTGTTATGATTCATGCAACTGCGGAATCTTGTTCTGAAGTTGTTGCTTACTCAAaagtaaaggataaaaacaaatggaagaatgttcATATCTACGACAAGGAACTTAAAAATTTCGCTACAACCAGGAATTCTGTTAATGGATTCGTCTTGGATGTCATGGATGTAGAAAAAACAGAAGAATGTGACGTTGTTAAACTCAGTCTCTTTGGAATGTCTACAGTGCTATTTATTCCAAAACCAGGATTCTACACAACCAGAGTTACTTATGGTGATGTACAACTTTATGAATCTAACCAGAGTAAGTGTGAAAGGGTTAATGTTGCTTATGTAACTCGCTACAGCTCGAGTATTTCCCTGATGTTCATAGTTGTTTCAGATAAGGATTGTGCTGCGGTGCATTTTCGTATAAAAAAAGGTGACATGCTTCACTCCCTGGACGAGGAAACATATTTTAAACTAGTAAAAAGTATGAAAACCAGGGAGGTTGGCTTTAACTACCAGACTTATGATATATTATCACCTGATCCAGGATGCAAAACTGTGGAGTCCTCTATGGGTGACATACCGGCAAAGTTGCTCATTCCACCAACTGGAACTTGCATAAACGGATTTACATCGGGCGAAAATATGATTTGGGGATCTGCTACTACTTCTGAAATTTGCGCCTTTGCAATAACATACCTTAAAGGAGGGAATCCTTACATTTTACATCTAATGAGGGTTAATTCTACTGGACAAGAAGAGATATATTACATAAAAGGAGATGATGGATGGAAAGTATGCATAGATCCTAAGAAATTTCTTTCTGGTCTTAGAACACCTGAAAACCCTGTAAACTTTGAGTTGAACCTGCGTTCACAGAAAGATGAGAGGTCACATATAGTTGATATGAGAGCTTTCGTATTTCCAATGATGCtctttgttccaaaggCTAACAATGTTGCAACTTCTGTTAAATATGGTGAAGAAAAGGTAATTGGAAGTGTAGGCAAGAAGGAAAGGGTTGCTTTCGCTGTAGTTTACTTCAAGGATGAGAACCCATTCCTCCTGTACATACTTCTTAGAGACTCTTCTTGTAAACCAGAAAAAAAGTACTACGAGAGAAAGGATAATAAGTGGAGTTCTGTAACGTGGAATTTTCGGTGGAAGGTATGGACTATAGGGAAGACGAAGAAGGAGAATTTTAACAAAAAATTAGGTCCAATTGCAGTTTTCAAGTAA
- a CDS encoding conserved hypothetical protein (encoded by transcript BEWA_047280A): MSGIPSITRDGGWFKVLLANFGMCITAALCSLMLLQAVTLIPQNSNFQQRIEFDTVVKYYLSDYSFKVISILHHIGDLCCIICGILTFSKLIDMLFVQTIGYSFAIQIYPHLAMGKANMAVISSIYGSANSTAAIKMPQNLSFIHSDIETLTLDMSGPSCDGKLRLGITLGYIVCALLCLRLSACALEETTTFHVTSFVVLLGCSLQLAAHSVLKIRRLYKNNSGMTSRDFTRRYNRTTYERLFGTKSCAIHHRNEPNSCTYNGDDRANWLYDGINRYVNADKNIPTTGELHIHTQKFSNEQKAGSAKILPPAIGNESFSNVLLTFVDNYSLASTTPSWANEMTLDVKVAPILWMSTLFSCIIYYILGILISSAFPANTGSIVNDILMSDSGVVTSICILIFVIFTAIPDVVFGCITTKYNLLNLGYCGSNLAYFWGCAFPFLFTWLLSNETLFMEIFNNIGLISAIVCDFATPVVIYVKAHKKVEDHGKGMYYRASTMLFKTIDSFKRRVTKSIEKRLSNSFYEKGESFSGEVAAQLETMSSKEDFDVPSRADSGILSDLTKLNTTGPPLRTANSNASIGEGGMTVGFIDSPDEVDYTSFKIIKAGKPRLDDHLYNVLVPINRKKFENPDKVEYVEIKTIDCRVNVFPSGFLVKNHLLIAYTMIAAFGGLAVVPPTLQILKLIR, encoded by the coding sequence ATGAGTGGTATCCCTTCCATAACTCGCGATGGTGGATGGTTCAAAGTTTTGCTCGCCAACTTTGGCATGTGTATCACTGCTGCTCTCTGTAGTTTGATGCTTCTTCAGGCAGTTACTTTAATACCTCAAAATTCTAATTTCCAACAGAGGATAGAATTTGATACGGTGGTAAAGTATTACCTCTCTGATTATTCCTTCAAGGTTATTTCgattcttcatcatatAGGAGATCTTTGTTGCATTATCTGTGGAATTCTCACATTTTCAAAGCTCATAGATATGCTTTTTGTACAAACGATTGGATATTCATTCGCTATTCAGATTTATCCGCACCTGGCCATGGGAAAGGCAAATATGGCTGTTATATCCTCAATCTATGGATCAGCTAACAGTACAGCCGCGATAAAAATGCCACAAAACTTGTCATTTATACACTCGGATATTGAGACTCTTACCTTAGATATGTCTGGCCCATCTTGTGATGGAAAATTGAGATTAGGGATAACTTTGGGTTACATTGTCTGCGCTCTTTTATGCCTTAGGTTGAGTGCATGTGCCCTAGAGGAGACGACAACCTTCCATGTTACATCATTTGTAGTTCTCTTAGGCTGTTCTTTGCAATTAGCAGCGCATTCTGTGCTCAAGATTAGGAgattatataaaaataattCTGGGATGACTTCCAGAGATTTTACCAGACGATATAATAGAACAACTTATGAGCGACTTTTTGGCACGAAATCATGTGCTATTCACCATAGAAATGAACCTAATTCATGTACTTATAACGGCGACGATCGTGCAAATTGGTTATATGATGGAATCAATCGTTATGTAAACGCTGACAAAAATATACCTACCACTGGAGAATTACATATACACACACAAAAATTCTCGAATGAACAAAAGGCAGGATCAGCCAAGATTTTGCCTCCAGCAATTGGGAATGAGTCGTTCTCGAATGTTCTCCTCACGTTCGTGGATAACTACAGTTTAGCAAGTACAACACCTTCATGGGCTAATGAAATGACTCTAGATGTCAAAGTTGCTCCAATCCTCTGGATGAGTACACTTTTTTCCTGTATAATCTATTACATTCTCGGAATCCTTATATCCAGTGCATTTCCAGCAAATACTGGTTCAATAGTAAATGACATATTGATGAGCGACTCTGGAGTTGTAACTAGCATTTGTATTTTGATATTCGTTATTTTCACTGCTATCCCAGATGTTGTATTTGGATGTATAACTACTAAATACAATTTGCTAAACTTGGGTTATTGCGGTAGTAATTTGGCCTATTTTTGGGGATGTGcctttccatttttatttaCCTGGTTACTCTCAAATGAGACTCTTTTTATGGAAATTTTTAACAATATTGGTCTAATTAGCGCCATTGTTTGCGATTTTGCAACTCCTGTAGTTATATATGTAAAGGCACACAAAAAAGTAGAGGACCATGGTAAAGGCATGTACTATAGAGCTTCAACTATGCTTTTCAAAACCATTGACTCATTCAAGAGGAGGGTCACAAAATCCATTGAAAAGAGACTTAGTAACAGTTTTTATGAAAAAGGAGAATCATTTAGTGGAGAAGTAGCAGCGCAACTAGAGACTATGTCCTCCAAAGAGGATTTTGATGTGCCCAGTAGAGCTGATTCTGGGATTTTGAGTGATCTCACAAAACTTAATACCACAGGACCACCTCTAAGAACGGCGAATAGTAATGCTAGTATTGGTGAGGGAGGCATGACCGTGGGATTCATTGATTCCCCAGATGAAGTGGATTACACTTCATTCAAAATTATAAAGGCCGGAAAACCTCGCCTGGATGATCACTTGTACAATGTATTAGTTCCTATAAATCGTAAAAAGTTCGAAAACCCTGATAAGGTTGAGTATGTAGAAATAAAGACAATTGACTGCAGAGTCAATGTCTTTCCATCGGGATTTTTGGTAAAAAATCATTTGCTCATTGCATACACAATGATTGCTGCATTTGGTGGGCTTGCCGTAGTACCTCCCACTTTGCAGATTTTAAAACTTATCAGGTGA
- a CDS encoding hypothetical protein (encoded by transcript BEWA_047290A), whose product MDDGDRLKLNLENRCGEVRNRCTCPGYKPPGLETKKVTGDHNAVGFIAYTHSNKEGFTLSNNLGDGEKLEDEEVKKVTSVSVYYWDGDKNYDKPLLLEVKKKDDPKSFYYLRYDETETGDQPAVWKQYTDDTGTSLQALLDERNLGRNNVFPLYLDQPTKPLDVESNVAKSKGLELVKNGTEITGSDYRVTEYKLNGKDGNTRFSRVMHGKDRVNGITIPNDIISNIRLYSSPINNSKVPIMFEFVGKDGGNSKWFHNQNKGTGTTQWGEIGNPEGFHSDKNNSISTLTEKFTRKLDGLVCENYNGVTIDLSRNRSEGRSYCCEHHTGEKGTGKVSVKTEELALNGGVNKLPYYKHHIEAGQKVAGIKFYQDDNTSNRRKVSARSFKFPMEGPVDIYTFYSGNNPELIYVYGTGTSPPVKGWFRRDSSGYGATWKKTSHSLRSIKHKDIYEKRLNCTQWTALREILNKRDGNLEECQEPPRPQGSVARNDSDGVPEIGSEEDDEESADDSEHSKSTLSSPRLSPPGAPSTGKASRGDTPSAGKDAQTGPEAPKEPAPQALGVATAGAMSLGTISGISSGTLTGAGSLTGLGSLDLSFIRAVVEIL is encoded by the coding sequence atggatgaTGGAGACCGGCTCAAGTTAAATCTAGAAAACAGATGTGGAGAAGTTAGAAACCGATGCACCTGTCCAGGTTATAAACCACCTGGGCTAGAAACTAAAAAGGTGACTGGTGACCATAATGCTGTTGGATTCATTGCCTATACTCATTCCAACAAAGAAGGATTTACACTCAGTAATAATCTAGGTGATGGTGAAAAACTAGAGGATGAGGAAGTTAAAAAGGTAACATCTGTATCGGTCTATTACTGGGATGGAGACAAAAACTATGATAAACCGCTTCTTCTAgaggtgaagaagaaagacGACCCCAAATCATTCTATTACCTAAGATATGATGAAACTGAAACAGGAGATCAGCCAGCAGTCTGGAAACAATATACTGATGACACAGGAACATCTTTGCAGGCTCTATTAGACGAGAGAAATTTAGGCCGAAATAATGTCTTTCCCTTATATCTTGATCAGCCAACCAAACCCCTTGATGTGGAGTCCAACGTTGCAAAAAGTAAGGGTCTGGAACTTGTTAAAAATGGCACAGAGATTACTGGGAGTGATTATAGAGTTACCGAGTATAAACTTAATGGCAAGGATGGAAATACTAGATTTTCGAGGGTTATGCACGGTAAAGATAGGGTAAATGGTATCACTATCCCTAATGATATAATTAGTAATATTCGACTATACTCGTCGCCAATTAACAACAGTAAAGTACCCATTATGTTTGAGTTTGTTGGGAAGGATGGAGGAAATTCTAAATGGTTCCATAATCAGAACAAAGGTACAGGTACTACTCAATGGGGAGAAATTGGTAATCCAGAGGgattccatagtgataaAAATAATTCAATATCCACTCTCACAGAGAAGTTTACTAGGAAGTTAGATGGGTTAGTTTGTGAAAATTACAATGGAGTAACTATTGATTTATCACGCAACAGATCTGAAGGAAGAAGCTACTGCTGTGAGCATCATACAGGTGAGAAGGGTACAGGGAAAGTCTCTGTTAAAACTGAAGAGCTAGCATTAAACGGTGGTGTAAATAAACTCCCATATTACAAACATCATATTGAAGCAGGACAGAAGGTAGCTGGTATTAAATTCTATCAAGATGATAACACCTCTAATAGAAGGAAAGTATCTGCTAGATCATTTAAATTTCCAATGGAGGGTCCAGTGGACATCTATACTTTTTATTCTGGTAATAATCCGGAGCTTATATATGTATATGGTACTGGGACAAGCCCCCCGGTTAAGGGTTGGTTTAGAAGAGACAGTTCTGGTTATGGAGCTACATGGAAAAAAACATCTCACAGTCTCAGGAGTATTAAGCACAAGGATATATATGAGAAAAGGCTCAACTGCACCCAGTGGACTGCTCTTAGAGAGATACTAAATAAGCGCGATGGTaatttggaagaatgtcAAGAACCTCCTAGACCACAGGGTTCAGTAGCACGTAACGATAGCGATGGAGTACCAGAAATAGGatctgaggaagatgatgaggaATCCGCTGACGACTCTGAACATTCTAAATCTACTCTATCCTCACCTCGACTAAGCCCTCCTGGTGCTCCTTCTACCGGTAAAGCTAGTAGAGGAGATACTCCTAGTGCTGGTAAAGATGCTCAAACTGGACCTGAAGCTCCTAAAGAACCTGCTCCTCAAGCTCTTGGTGTTGCTACTGCTGGTGCTATGTCTCTCGGGACAATTTCTGGTATATCCTCAGGTACTCTTACCGGAGCTggttctcttactggacttggttcGCTGGATTTAAGTTTTATAAGGGCCGTAGTGGAGATCCTTTGA
- a CDS encoding hypothetical protein (encoded by transcript BEWA_047310A), whose protein sequence is MNSVTIDISKNPKSGVQTDNGGGYYYESNSGRVDLTDDWYPDPEGTYRKFVHTLKDGKIGNINNGGTPQNGFGTLTTYTSVSVYYWSRDNSFSNPLLIQLGTGDNEYYASADGTSWAKDHEASTSKLRDSLNKQNCGKNNAHIIKISEKSSGGYKCPMCSKDIQLSYQNQSGYDHYRHTISDSFSVTSFRDGNDWQLGLPSLRDISHIQVYCDSTSRGKLLLIYYDHGGHNWFKRNTSTENTWSGFPNDKVLELLNSDNYYPKITIKLSTSAGKSYSDNGILITMRSSHIGDGYRKHEHSLCGGLFELNGITHKNVPLTDIKSTSLLLSISAYYYGENLTGEKNLLLVELRSSGRGTTYNYYQRITKDAKNWTQLPITEKETDQLTGNNLRTELDRLKKEHFPTTHTNPQHVPSSKPSHPKPEETENSTDMESPATHSSNVANPSSSEPKLNNSTSAKSASLIGSAVGGAVYALVAAVVIVLLVKFWPRIRTKFVKI, encoded by the coding sequence ATGAACAGTGTTACTATTGACATCAGTAAAAACCCTAAAAGTGGAGTCCAAACAGATAATGGAGGAGGATACTATTATGAAAGTAACAGTGGAAGAGTAGACCTAACGGATGACTGGTACCCTGACCCAGAAGGAACTTACAGGAAGTTTGTTCATActctaaaggatggtaagATAGGGAATATCAATAATGGAGGAACTCCTCAGAATGGGTTCGGGACATTAACTACTTATACTAGCGTCTCAGTATATTACTGGTCAAGGGACAATAGTTTTAGCAACCCTCTACTCATTCAACTTGGAACAGGAGATAATGAATACTACGCTAGTGCTGATGGTACTTCTTGGGCAAAGGATCACGAGGCAAGTACTAGTAAGTTAAGAGATTCACTTAACAAGCAGAACTGCGGAAAGAATAATGCTCATATTATAAAGATCTCAGAAAAGAGTAGTGGAGGTTATAAATGTCCCATGTGTTCTAAGGATATTCAACTTTCATACCAAAACCAGTCAGGTTACGACCACTACCGACATACTATTTCTGATTCGTTCTCAGTAACTAGTTTCAGGGATGGTAACGACTGGCAACTTGGACTACCATCTCTAAGGGATATTTCGCATATACAAGTCTACTGTGACTCTACTTCACGTGGAAAACTCCTCTTAATTTACTATGATCATGGTGGGCACAACTGGTTCAAGAGAAACACAAGTACTGAAAATACCTGGAGCGGATTTCCCAATGATAAAGTGTTAGAACTTTTGAACAGTGACAATTATTACCCCAAAATCACTATTAAGTTATCCACTTCAGCTGGGAAATCATACTCTGATAATGGTATACTCATAACTATGAGAAGTAGTCACATTGGTGATGGTTATCGGAAACATGAACATTCTCTATGCGGCGGTCTCTTTGAGCTAAATGGTATTACCCATAAGAATGTTCCGCTTACCGATATAAAATCTACCAGCCTTCTACTTAGCATCTCTGCCTATTACTATGGAGAAAATCTTACAGGTGAGAAGAACCTTCTCCTGGTAGAACTGAGATCAAGTGGTAGGGGTACCACATATAATTACTATCAAAGGATTACAAAAGATGCTAAGAATTGGACACAACTGCCTATAACTGAAAAAGAAACTGATCAACTTACTGGTAATAACCTTAGGACTGAACTTGACAGGCTTAAGAAGGAGCACTTTCCTACCACCCATACTAATCCACAACATGTTCCGTCCTCAAAACCTTCACACCCTAAACCTGAAGAGACTGAAAATAGTACAGATATGGAATCACCCGCAACTCATTCATCAAATGTTGCCAATCCATCCTCATCTGAACCAAAACTTAACAATTCTACCTCTGCGAAATCTGCATCACTAATTGGTTCAGCGGTTGGAGGAGCTGTATATGCACTGGTAGCTGCAGTGGTCATTGTCCTGCTAGTAAAGTTTTGGCCAAGGATAAGGACGAAATTTGTCAAGATTTAG
- a CDS encoding signal peptide containing protein (encoded by transcript BEWA_047250A) produces the protein MRLISAILSLYLFRPSTCLYADEESLDLHTLDISQRCNTELASFSEKTTENSNTFIYTAKGEDITSIVEGSSKIWKAGTRECLVNCKLNIRQDHNPVILLTFIREGGREWTETDGEEFEYHLNKMKGISGDAQESSRSCENVEEDVEPLDKSEVKVVVDPEYHESPEQVEPFSQEVQKEHVDRSRGTPDISDPDRAMVNLRKQTKMSGTSSTYGKGRGDILYVVDGDISILTAKPDDNFQSCFTYEMDGCSSILSLTLGNGKTLCYLKDEDRWK, from the exons ATGAGACTTATCTCTGCCATTCTATCCTTGTACCTTTTCAGGCCAAGCACATGCTTATACGCAGATGAGGAATCATTGGATCTACACACCCTTGATATCTCTCAGAGGTGCAATACTGAATTAGCATCCTTTTCCGAGAAAACCACCGAAAATTCCAACACTTTTATCTACACTGCAAAGGGTGAGGACATAACGTCTATTGTTGAAGGCAGTTCCAAGATATGGAAGGCCGGAACCAGAGAATGTCTTGTGAACTGCAAATTGAATATTCGACAAGATCACAATCCAGTTATACTCTTGACCTTTATAAGGGAAG GAGGACGGGAGTGGACTGAAACCGATGGTGAAGAGTTTGAATACCACCTGAACAAGATGAAGGGAATCTCTGGGGACGCTCAAGAATCCTCACGTTCTTGTGAAAAcgtggaagaagatgtagaACCACTGGATAAGTCAGAAGTAAAAGTGGTTGTAGACCCAGAGTATCATGAATCTCCAGAACAAGTTGAGCCTTTCTCGCAGGAAGTCCAGAAAGAGCATGTAGATAGATCCAGAGGGACCCCTGACATCTCTGACCCGGACAGAGCTATGGTTAATTTGagaaaacaaacaaagATGTCAGGTACCAGCTCCACATATGGTAAGGGCAGAGGTGATATTCTCTACGTCGTTGACGGTGATATCTCCATATTGACCGCCAAACCAGATGATAACTTCCAATCTTGCTTTACTTATGAAATGGACGGGTGCTCTTCAATTCTCTCCCTAACTCTTGGAAACGGAAAGACCCTCTGCTATCtcaaagatgaagatagatggaaataa
- a CDS encoding conserved hypothetical protein (encoded by transcript BEWA_047300A), translating to MAIQKSEGVLGILKNGQRMVGMERAGSRLKGKGKRASKHPVEESSQTIQSASFTHYTSNYVNALVGVLEGTLTPEEAQGILALPLKELLEDTLNGTPYSNLSRQENMEKVDAVLNEISKALLLSVLFIGKAKTQYRNGALEDVSAFLYKLAMLIDGTMEKICGSIASNEGNLERKNPENPKMLLHIWTILLSLVYAKEKRLRVTFCTIALHLVRSACIDEIMITSVLFEKHVQTFVSLLTDQNKDVRCAAVKVLESFQVS from the exons ATGGCGATCCAAAAGTCTGAAGGTGTGCTAGGCATTCTCAAGAATGGGCAAAGGATGGTCGGTATGGAGCGTGCGGGCTCTCGTCTCAAGGGAAAGGGTAAACGTGCCTCCAAACATCCCGTAGAGGAGTCTAGCCAAACCATTCAATCGGCATCCTTTACACATTACACGTCCAACTATGTGAACGCGCTAGTCGGAGTCCTGGAAGGGACATTGACGCCAGAGGAGGCCCAGGGGATTTTGGCGCTACCACTCAAAGAGCTCCTCGAGGATACCCTGAATGGAACTCCCTATAGCAATTTATCGAGACAAGAGAACATGGAAAAGGTTGATGCAGTCTTGAATGAGATCTCGAAAGCGTTACTTCTGAGTGTCCTCTTCATTGGAAAGGCCAAGACTCAGTACAGAAATGGAGCTTTGGAGGACGTATCTGCGTTTCTCTATAAACTTGCAATGCTCATTGACGGGACTATGGAGAAGATTTGCGGATCCATAGCGTCTAACGAGGGAAACTTGGAGAGGAAGAACCCGGAAAATCCGAAAATGTTACTC CACATTTGGACGATTCTGCTATCACTGGTCTATGCCAAGGAAAAAAGACTGAGGGTCACATTTTGCACAATTGCACTTCATCTCGTCAGAAGCGCATGCATTGATGAAATAATGATTACAAGTGTGCTCTTTGAAAAGCACGTACAGACATTTGTATCCCTGCTAACAGATCAAAACAAAGATGTGCGTTGTGCTGCCGTAAAGGTCTTGGAATCGTTTCAGGTGAGTTGA
- a CDS encoding hypothetical protein (encoded by transcript BEWA_047230A) gives MRFLSVFSVLFLVRLSSCDEVVFDLSSPDPSLARYYESAVDGVVYQSFFPKGQLFSKVVDGGATLWEAKGEERCDVLFTSVGDRTRVILHVWANGIDSKMMHYEKLDGEWKLVTVRVKGVPESEKVVSPKEHAELNFANLGCPLGGFSGSEAKPKVTLPPTESNNNGEDASENKVEGGTPDDEEESGESQSAVPDLPAAPVEEDEDDSE, from the coding sequence ATGAGATTCCTTTCTGTCTTCTCTGTATTGTTCCTAGTGAGACTGTCTAGCTGCGATGAGGTTGTCTTTGACCTCTCTTCTCCGGATCCTTCCTTGGCTAGATACTATGAAAGTGCAGTGGATGGAGTAGTCTACCAATCATTCTTCCCCAAGGGACAACTATTCAGCAAGGTAGTGGATGGAGGAGCTACTCTCTGGGAGGCtaaaggagaagagagATGTGATGTACTATTCACAAGTGTTGGTGATAGAACAAGAGTCATTCTCCATGTATGGGCCAACGGTATAGACTCCAAGATGATGCATTATGAGAAACTAGACGGAGAATGGAAGCTTGTAACTGTAAGAGTTAAAGGCGTTCCGGAGTCTGAGAAAGTTGTATCTCCAAAGGAACATGCTGAACTTAACTTTGCCAACCTTGGATGTCCCTTGGGAGGATTTTCAGGTTCAGAAGCTAAGCCAAAGGTCACTCTCCCTCCCACAGAATCTAACAATAATGGTGAAGATGCGAGTGAAAACAAGGTGGAAGGAGGTACTCCAGACGATGAGGAAGAGTCCGGTGAATCACAATCAGCAGTCCCTGATCTTCCTGCCGCACCCGTAGAAGAGGACGAGGATGATTCTGAATAG
- a CDS encoding hypothetical protein (encoded by transcript BEWA_047240A), with amino-acid sequence MKEDYKKQEEDLNKELTKKGELEMATADTPAETEGQDEQVATEHEDEQTEAPLYQRESQELDDSVEQDNDQGSEEDEEESEEFRGQDVGTADDVKRVNIYTSTAKQDNMEIKESVGNENEDTDSDPSL; translated from the coding sequence ATGAAAGAAGATTACAAGAAGCAGGAAGAGGATTTAAACAAGGAATTGACCAAAAAGGGGGAACTGGAAATGGCAACCGCGGATACTCCAGCGGAGACGGAAGGCCAAGACGAGCAAGTGGCCACGGAACACGAGGATGAACAGACAGAAGCTCCATTATACCAAAGGGAGTCCCAAGAGTTAGATGATAGTGTCGAACAGGATAATGACCAGGGCTctgaagaggatgaagaagaaagtgAGGAATTCCGCGGCCAAGACGTGGGTACCGCCGACGATGTCAAAAGAgtaaatatttatacaaGTACTGCTAAACAAGATaatatggagataaagGAATCCGTAGGAAACGAGAATGAGGATACGGACTCAGATCCATCCTTGTAA